A part of Silvimonas soli genomic DNA contains:
- a CDS encoding alpha-glucosidase encodes MSKRQAASGSTKWWRGAVIYQIYPRSFADSNGDGVGDLNGISAHLDYVASLGVDAVWISPFFKSPMKDFGYDVSDYCAVDPLFGSIEDFDRLLAKAHSLGLKIIIDQVLSHTSDQHAWFKESRQDRTNAKADWYIWADPQADGTPPNNWLSIFGGPSWRWDTRRLQYYMHNFLGSQPDLNFHNPEVQDATLEQIEFWLKRGVDGFRFDACNYHFHDQQLRSNPPATKRDTASVSIENPYGYQAHLYDKTQPENVAFLQRIRKLLDQYGAMSVGEVGDDNSLSIMAEYTNGGDKLNMAYSFNLLTADFSAEHIRSQVSDLEAEIKDGWGCWTTGNHDSIRVVTRWGKDTQHPRFAPMILAMETALRGSSCLYQGEELGLPEAQLTFEQLQDPYGITMWPEFKGRDGCRTPMPWQSGAVNAGFGAHEPWLPVAATHVPLAVDTQESNSESTLNAYRRILHWRKTQPALIEGDIAFFKSAEPVLAFTRSWHGQTIVAVFNLSEQETTFELPVAATELAGHGLAGAELVGKTLKLGAWGGWFGVVV; translated from the coding sequence ATGAGTAAGCGACAGGCAGCTTCAGGCAGCACAAAGTGGTGGCGTGGTGCGGTGATTTACCAGATTTATCCGCGCAGTTTTGCCGACAGCAATGGCGATGGCGTGGGTGACCTCAATGGCATCAGCGCGCATCTGGATTACGTCGCCAGCCTGGGTGTCGATGCAGTCTGGATCAGCCCGTTCTTCAAGTCGCCGATGAAAGACTTTGGCTACGATGTTTCTGATTACTGTGCGGTTGATCCTCTGTTCGGTTCAATCGAGGACTTCGACCGCCTGCTGGCCAAAGCGCATTCGCTTGGTCTGAAGATCATCATTGATCAGGTGTTGTCGCACACCTCAGATCAGCATGCCTGGTTCAAGGAAAGCCGCCAGGATCGGACCAACGCCAAAGCCGACTGGTACATCTGGGCCGATCCGCAAGCTGACGGCACGCCGCCCAACAACTGGTTGTCGATTTTCGGCGGCCCGTCGTGGCGCTGGGATACCCGTCGCCTGCAGTACTACATGCACAACTTCCTCGGTAGCCAGCCGGATCTGAACTTCCATAACCCGGAAGTACAGGATGCCACGCTGGAACAGATCGAATTCTGGCTCAAGCGCGGTGTGGATGGCTTCCGCTTTGATGCGTGTAATTACCATTTTCACGATCAACAACTGCGCAGCAATCCGCCAGCGACCAAGCGTGATACCGCGTCGGTGAGCATTGAAAATCCGTACGGTTACCAAGCGCATTTGTACGACAAGACCCAGCCGGAAAACGTGGCTTTCCTGCAGCGCATCCGCAAGCTGCTGGATCAATACGGCGCGATGAGCGTGGGTGAAGTGGGCGACGACAATAGCCTGAGCATCATGGCCGAGTACACCAATGGCGGCGACAAGCTGAACATGGCGTACAGCTTTAACCTGCTGACCGCCGACTTCTCTGCCGAACATATCCGCAGCCAGGTCAGTGATCTGGAAGCCGAAATCAAAGACGGTTGGGGCTGCTGGACTACCGGCAACCACGACTCGATCCGCGTTGTTACCCGCTGGGGCAAAGACACGCAACATCCGCGCTTTGCGCCCATGATTCTGGCCATGGAAACCGCCTTGCGTGGCTCCAGTTGCCTGTATCAGGGCGAAGAACTGGGCCTGCCCGAAGCGCAACTGACCTTTGAACAACTGCAAGACCCGTACGGCATTACGATGTGGCCGGAATTCAAAGGCCGCGACGGTTGCCGCACGCCCATGCCGTGGCAGTCTGGCGCGGTTAATGCCGGTTTTGGCGCGCACGAACCTTGGCTGCCAGTTGCCGCGACACATGTACCGCTGGCCGTGGATACGCAAGAGTCGAACAGTGAATCCACGCTCAACGCCTATCGCCGCATTCTGCACTGGCGTAAAACCCAACCGGCCTTGATTGAGGGCGATATCGCGTTCTTCAAATCCGCTGAACCGGTGCTGGCATTCACTCGTAGCTGGCATGGCCAGACGATTGTGGCGGTGTTCAATTTGAGTGAACAAGAAACGACGTTTGAGTTGCCGGTTGCTGCAACCGAACTGGCTGGCCACGGTCTGGCAGGCGCCGAACTGGTGGGCAAGACCCTCAAGCTGGGCGCGTGGGGTGGCTGGTTTGGCGTGGTGGTTTGA
- a CDS encoding ABC transporter ATP-binding protein, with amino-acid sequence MATVSLKNITKRFGEVTTLHGIDLEINDGEFIVFVGPSGCGKTTLLRTISGLEDISEGELQIGGVRMNELPPVKRGIAMVFQSYALYPHMSVFENMAFGLRLANMKKAEYTPIVQDVAKVLQLDHLLERKPRELSGGQRQRVAIGRAIVQKPEVFLFDEPLSNLDASLRVQMRIYIAQLHRKLGATMIYVTHDQVEAMTLADRIVVFQAGRLEQVGTPTELYYEPVNLFVAGFLGSPGMNFLTGRIAQIDASGVSVTLPDNQQVRVAVDASGAQVGDEVTVGVRPEHLNVAIQDNVVSGKVVVLERLGDSSVLYMEHVGSKAPMAVRIPALKHVEIGESMSIGFKPQHGYLFNAQGIALRRLDPLAE; translated from the coding sequence ATGGCAACAGTTAGTCTGAAGAACATCACAAAGCGTTTTGGCGAAGTCACCACGCTGCATGGCATTGATCTGGAAATCAACGACGGCGAGTTCATCGTTTTTGTGGGCCCGTCTGGCTGTGGCAAAACCACGCTGCTGCGCACGATTTCCGGTCTGGAAGACATCAGCGAAGGCGAGTTGCAGATTGGCGGCGTGCGCATGAACGAGCTGCCGCCGGTCAAGCGCGGCATTGCCATGGTGTTCCAGTCTTACGCGCTGTATCCGCACATGAGCGTGTTTGAAAACATGGCATTTGGTTTGCGCCTGGCCAATATGAAAAAGGCCGAGTACACGCCGATTGTGCAAGACGTCGCCAAAGTGCTGCAGCTGGATCACCTGCTGGAACGCAAGCCGCGCGAATTGTCGGGTGGCCAGCGTCAGCGCGTAGCCATTGGCCGCGCGATTGTGCAAAAGCCGGAAGTCTTTCTGTTCGACGAACCACTGTCCAACCTGGACGCCTCGCTGCGCGTGCAGATGCGGATCTACATCGCCCAGCTGCACCGCAAACTGGGCGCGACCATGATCTACGTGACGCACGATCAGGTCGAAGCCATGACTTTGGCCGACCGCATCGTGGTGTTCCAGGCCGGACGGCTGGAACAAGTCGGCACGCCGACCGAGCTGTACTACGAACCAGTGAATCTGTTCGTGGCCGGTTTCCTTGGTTCGCCCGGCATGAACTTCCTGACTGGCCGCATTGCCCAGATTGACGCCAGCGGCGTCAGCGTGACGCTGCCGGACAACCAGCAAGTGCGCGTGGCGGTAGATGCCAGCGGCGCGCAAGTAGGTGATGAAGTCACCGTCGGCGTGCGTCCGGAACACTTGAATGTGGCGATCCAGGACAATGTGGTCAGCGGCAAAGTGGTGGTGCTGGAACGCCTGGGCGATTCATCTGTGTTGTATATGGAACACGTCGGCAGCAAGGCGCCGATGGCCGTGCGTATCCCCGCACTCAAGCACGTTGAGATTGGCGAATCCATGTCGATCGGCTTCAAACCGCAGCATGGTTACCTGTTTAACGCGCAAGGCATTGCCTTGCGTCGGCTGGACCCCCTGGCTGAGTGA
- a CDS encoding substrate-binding domain-containing protein, translating to MNLRQLAAHLQLSPTTVSRALNGFPEVNAETRERVVEAAARLGYRANTVARRLATGKTDSIGIIYPFEPSDLGDPVFLDIIAGITERLGEAAMDLVIVSAAQENELETYQRVVSGGRVDGLIVARTQVSDARLQYLQEKNFPFVAHGRSDLAKPYAWFDYDNEYGMRIAVDRLTAQGHRHIALISAPLSMNFAAQRRMGYLVGLHAAGVQVEPEFMVQGGLSPAEGAAALNQLLALPQRPTAVVVDNNVSAVGVMNALRQSGLQPGRDISVIVFGGLPALLADSMTVSAIVQPQAREAGRTMAELMLGRLAGNPPQTLNRLWRPEFVCGSTDMAPATA from the coding sequence ATGAACCTTCGTCAGCTCGCTGCCCATTTACAGCTTTCCCCAACGACCGTCAGTCGCGCGCTCAATGGCTTTCCTGAAGTCAATGCCGAAACCCGCGAGCGCGTTGTAGAGGCGGCGGCGCGTTTGGGTTATCGCGCCAATACTGTGGCGCGGCGTTTGGCGACGGGCAAAACCGACAGCATCGGCATCATTTATCCGTTTGAGCCGTCTGATCTGGGCGATCCGGTATTTCTGGACATCATTGCCGGTATTACCGAACGCCTCGGTGAAGCCGCGATGGACCTGGTGATTGTTTCGGCCGCGCAAGAGAACGAACTGGAAACCTATCAGCGCGTGGTTTCTGGCGGGCGCGTGGACGGCTTGATTGTGGCGCGAACGCAAGTGAGCGATGCGCGGCTGCAATATCTGCAAGAAAAGAACTTCCCGTTTGTGGCGCACGGACGCAGTGATCTGGCCAAGCCCTACGCCTGGTTCGATTACGATAACGAATACGGCATGCGCATCGCGGTGGACCGCCTCACCGCGCAAGGTCACCGCCATATTGCGTTGATCAGCGCGCCGCTGAGCATGAATTTCGCCGCACAACGGCGCATGGGTTATCTGGTCGGCCTGCACGCAGCGGGCGTGCAGGTGGAACCCGAGTTCATGGTGCAAGGCGGCCTGAGCCCGGCCGAAGGTGCCGCTGCGCTCAATCAACTGCTGGCCTTGCCGCAACGCCCGACAGCGGTGGTGGTGGATAACAACGTCTCGGCGGTGGGCGTGATGAACGCCTTGCGCCAGAGCGGCCTGCAACCAGGGCGCGATATCTCGGTGATCGTGTTCGGTGGTTTACCGGCTTTGCTGGCCGACAGCATGACCGTGAGCGCCATCGTCCAGCCACAAGCGCGCGAAGCCGGTCGCACCATGGCCGAATTGATGCTGGGCCGTCTTGCCGGCAACCCGCCGCAAACACTTAACCGCCTGTGGCGCCCGGAGTTTGTTTGCGGCAGTACCGATATGGCACCAGCAACCGCCTGA